In a single window of the Micrococcaceae bacterium Sec5.7 genome:
- the gnd gene encoding decarboxylating 6-phosphogluconate dehydrogenase, translating to MHIGLIGLGKMGFNMRERLRKGGIEVTGFDRNPDITDVASLDELIAAVPVPRLIWVMVPSGEITDAVITELGEKLDDGDLVIDGGNSRFTEDQKHGVALVEKGIHFADCGVSGGVWGLQNGYGLMAGGEAADIERALPVFDVLRPEGERADSFVHVGGVGAGHYAKMVHNGIEYGLMQAYAEGYELLAAKDIVTDLPGTFRAWQKGTVVRSWLLDLMVKALDEDPGLESIDDYVEDSGEGRWTVEEAIANAVPAPAITAALFARFSSREDNSPAMKMVSALRHQFGGHATRPAK from the coding sequence GTGCATATCGGACTGATCGGCCTTGGAAAAATGGGGTTCAACATGCGCGAACGACTGCGCAAGGGTGGAATCGAAGTCACGGGGTTTGATCGCAATCCGGACATCACCGATGTAGCGTCCCTTGATGAACTCATCGCTGCGGTTCCCGTTCCGCGCCTTATCTGGGTAATGGTCCCCTCCGGAGAGATCACTGATGCCGTGATCACCGAACTGGGCGAGAAACTCGATGACGGTGACTTGGTCATCGACGGCGGCAACTCCCGTTTCACAGAGGATCAGAAGCACGGTGTTGCATTGGTTGAAAAGGGAATCCACTTCGCCGACTGCGGAGTGTCCGGCGGCGTGTGGGGCCTGCAGAACGGTTATGGCCTGATGGCTGGAGGCGAAGCGGCAGACATCGAACGTGCCCTTCCCGTTTTTGATGTGCTGCGTCCGGAAGGCGAGCGGGCGGACAGCTTTGTTCATGTGGGCGGCGTTGGCGCCGGCCACTACGCCAAGATGGTTCACAACGGGATCGAATATGGTCTGATGCAGGCCTACGCCGAGGGCTACGAACTGCTGGCCGCGAAGGATATCGTCACAGATCTCCCCGGCACATTCCGCGCCTGGCAGAAGGGCACCGTTGTGCGCTCCTGGCTGCTCGATCTTATGGTCAAGGCCCTGGATGAGGATCCGGGCCTGGAATCCATTGACGATTATGTGGAGGATTCCGGGGAGGGCCGCTGGACCGTGGAAGAAGCCATTGCCAACGCCGTTCCGGCACCGGCCATCACCGCTGCGCTTTTTGCCCGTTTTTCGTCCCGCGAGGACAACTCCCCGGCCATGAAAATGGTTTCCGCACTGCGCCACCAGTTCGGCGGGCATGCCACCCGTCCGGCCAAATAG